DNA sequence from the uncultured Methanobrevibacter sp. genome:
GACTTGACCTTCCGTTGAATATTGTTGTTATTAATGTTTTGTCACTAAATGTGAATTTGTTTAGATTTAAAATTGTGGTTGCGATAAACAAAGCATTTTTACTTATGAAATTATCATTACAAAACTCATCAATTAATTCTGAATCAAAAGTATATGAAACATTTTTTGTTTTACCTTCATCAGGATTTCCATTAAGATCTGGAGTTAAAACAGTGGATTCTATTCCCTGAGTTAATTTATCATCGAAAAATGCCTCTGCTGATTGATATATTTCACTATTTTCAGCATCTTTTTCCAGAATACTGTAAACATAACCATCGATTATTTCTTCAGACAAATCCCTATTTTCATAGATATCTGCTATATCTCTAAATAAATTGTTTTGCGATACCCCATCAGTAATTATATGGTGGAAATCTGAGAATAATACAACTTCATCAGGGGTTTCATATATTTTGAATTTGAACAATTGATTATCCTCTATAGAGATTGGACCAACGTCATTTCTAACAATGTCTTCATCGCTAATGCTATCGACTTTAACAATTTCAATATCATCGATTGCCGCATCATCGCATCTTTTCTGTTTTAATTCACCATCATGATTTACAAATCTTGTTTTAAGATATGGATGTGCTTCAATAGTATCAAGAATTGCTTGTTTAAGTTTATTTGCATCAACATCATTGCCAAATTTTACTGTTGTAGGCATGGTATACTTAATCACATCCGGATTTTGCTTACATTCATAGTAAATACCCAATTGATTTTCAGTCAACGGATAATACTCCATGCCTTTAGCTGATTCAATAAGCTCTTGAAGACCAGCCTCTTTTTCAGATGAATTGTCAATTTCTATTGCAAAGTTTTTAACTGTTGGCTCATTGAACAATATGGAAACGTCTAAATTCGCACCCATTTTCTCATAGATTATGGAATTTAATTTCTGGAATTTAATTTCATTAAGGACAATGAAGTAAAACCAATAGCGTATAAGTCATCTGTAACACCAAATTCATCAACATCTGCAATGGATGAAACAATATCATATAATTTTTCTTCTGTTTCAGTTTCAGGCATCACCAAAGCCAATTTAAGTTGAGGTTCAGGCAGTTGTTTCAAGTCTGTCTTGCCGTTTGGTGTTTGAGGCATTTCATCAAGCTGCATGAATACTGTCGGAACCATATAATTAGTAAGTCTGTCTTTTAAAAACTCTTTTAAGTCATCAGTGTCAATTTCACCATTAGCTGTGTAATATGCACATAAATGATCCGCATTGTTAATTTCTTTAATTACAACAACAGCCTGCATTATATCTGGATATTGGCCAATATTGGTTTCAATTTCACCTATTTCAATCCTTAATCCTCTGAGTTTAATCTGATTGTCTATTCTTCCTTTAATATCTATTTCACCATTCGGAAGTTCAATAGCATAGTCCCCACTTCTGTAATATGGAATGTCATTGATAGTCAGGAAAACCTCTGCAGTTTTTTCCGGCATGTTATAGTATCCTTTACCTACACCAGTACCACCAATATATAATTCGCCCATTACACCATTAGGAAGCAATTTGCCATCAATGTCACGAACATCAGTAACATAATTGGTTAAAGGAGGACCAACAGTCAAATCATGCATATCAGTGACTTCTTTGTTGTTTGAGGTGATTGTTGTTTCAGTTGGACCATAACTGTTATAAATAACTGCATCACAGTATTTTCTTAAATCTTCATAAACTTTAGCTGAAAACTGCTCTCCACCAAGGAAAATACTCTTTAAGCATGATATAACATTACAGAAGTCTTTTACCTCAAGATAAGAAGCAAGTCTTGAAGGAGTAATTTCTAAAACTTCAGGTTTATTCTTATCAATCAATTTGATAAGCTCAGGAACATTTTTGATTTGAACGTCATCAGCCAATATCAATTTCAACCCATTTGAAAGAGAGGTCAATATGTCATCAACAGACACGTCAAAAGAGATAGTTGTAATACAAAGCAAACTGTCATAAGTGGATTTAGGATTTTGAGCCTGATTACAGATGTTTTTATGACAAATCATTACACCTTTAGGGTTACCTGTGGATCCTGAAGTATAAATCATATATGCCAAATCATCAGAATCAACATTAACATCAGGACTTTCTGAATTGCCTTCTTTAAGGAGTTCTTCAATGTCTAAAGAATTTTCTCCAGATTCATTGGCAATAATATAATCTGCATTACTGTTTTCATAAATATAATTTATTCTCTCCTGAGGATATTCTGGATCAATCGGAATGAATGCGCAACCCGCTTTAAGGATACCTAAAATGGAAGCAATCAAATTACTGTCCCTTGAAAGCATTACCAAAACATTGCTTTTCGGTTTGACTCCTTTATCTATTAAAGCATTTGCAATAACATTTGCTTTTTCATCCAATTGCTTGTAAGTCAATGTGGCATCAGTTGCAACAAGAGCAGTTTCATCACCTTTGCTGGCAACTTGTTTTTCAAAGCGTTTATGTAAAATCGGCATATCGACAGGTGTGAATATAGGTGTCTCTTTACTTTCACCCAATTCTATTTCACCAATGCTTAATTTTTCAATATCCTCCTCAGTTAATTGATTTATTACATCAATTATGCAATTTAAGAAGGTGTCAATGTAATCATCACTGTACAACTGGTCATTATACTGGATAAACAATTCAATATTATCTTTGGTTTCATTAACATCAAAAGATATTTTATAGTTAACTTCAAGTGAATTCAAATATTTGACTTTATAAGTTTTACCATTAATCTCAATTTCTTCAGCGTCAAGATTATTGTATGCATAGAAAAACTCTGGTTTCAATCCAAACTCTTCAGAAATCTTAGTATAAGAATAATCTGAATGATTAATGGTTTCCATCCAGATATCATTGACTGAATTTAAATATTCTTTAAATGATAATGTCCTATCATCATTGATTGAGACAATTGGGAGTGTTTTTACTAGCAATGCCTGTGTGTTGAGGTAGGATGAGTTTGATCTTCCATTGAAAATAGTTGTAATCAATGTTTTGTCATTGAATGTATACTTATTCAAGTTCAGCATGGTTACTGCCATGAATAAGACATTAGGAGTTATCCTGTTTTCACTGCAAAACTTATTAACCAATTCAGGGTCGATATTTTTGGAAATTGATTTTAAAATTCCTTCTTCAACATTACCATTCAAATTAGGAGTCAGTACAGTCGAATCAACTTCTTGAGTTAATTTATCATGGAAGAATTCTCTGGATAATTTATATTTTTCACTGTTTTCATTCTCACTTTCAATTATACTGTTAATGTAACCGTTGATTGTTTCTTTTTCAATTTCAATTCCCTGATATGCATTGGAAATATTTGTAAACAATTTATCCAATGATTCCCCATCAGAAATTATATGGTGGATATCTGAGAATAAAATTGTTTCACTAGGAGTTTTATAGATTTTAAATCTGAATAACTGGTCATTATGCAAATCAAACAGTTTAAGATTTTCTTTTTCAATTTCACTATCTGAAATATTTTCAACATCAACAATTGGAATGTCATCAATATCTATTGAATCATCACGTTTCAGCATCACTTTACCTTTTTGTGCAACAATTCTGGTTTTAAGATAAGGATATGCTTCAATTGTCTTAATGATAGCATCATGTAATCTATCCGCATCAATTTCACTGCCAAATCTTATGATAGACGGGAGATTATATTGTGCAACATTTCCACTTTGAATGCACTCATAATAGATTCCCATTTGATTTTCTGTCAATGGATAATAAACCATATCCTTAGCTGATTCCATTACACTATTCAAATCTAGAATATCATTGTTTTCTATTTCATTTGCAATATTTTTAATTGTAGGATCATTCAATAATGAAATAATATCTAAATTAACACCCATTTCCTCATAAATTCTTGC
Encoded proteins:
- a CDS encoding non-ribosomal peptide synthetase, translating into MDKKTKDIFSEYLSELCLDFDETTLITPNRNGEKEKGIIDKSEYEIKKENLVGFAKSNSISINELLLASLTLTLTKFNFSDETLIFNQNNVPFANKFENRQVPISEFLENVHENYVKTLEFDEYFDKDNLPLKPEFYYAFDDDLKSNAEYSNYLKIVENDETVCLSLFYNNELYTKDFIDLFLSSLEKIVEEIVNANIDKTNICDIALVGENENVVFSEVEMPLIHKHFEKQVIEKGDEIALVATDATLTYKQLDEKANVIANALIKKGVKPKSNVLVMLSRDSNLIASILGIIKAGCAFIPIDPEYPQERINYIYENSQADYIIANESGEKSLDIEELLKEGNSENPNVNVDSDDLAYMIYTSGSTGNPKGVMISHENICNQVQNPKSTYDSLLCITTISFDVSVDDILTSLSNGLKLILADDSQIKNIPALIKLIDVNKPEVLDCTPSRLASYLEVKDFCNVISCLKCIFIGGEKFSAKVYEDLRKYSDAVVYNSYGPTETTITSNNKEVTDVNDLTVGLPLTNYVTDVRDIDGKLVPNGVMGELYIGGTSVGKGYYGMPEKTEEVFLTINDIPYYRSGDYAIELPNGEIDIKGRIDNQIKLRGLRIEIGEIETNISQYPNIRQAVVVIKEINDNEHLCAYYTADEEIDRNDLKEFLKDRLTRYMVPTVFMQLDEMPQTPNGKTDLKQLPVPQLRLSFTLPETETEIMLHEIASSISKTKEFGTTDDLYAVGFTSLSLMKLNARIYEEMGVNLDIISLLNDPTIKNIANEIENNDILDLNSVMESAKDMVYYPLTENQMGIYYECIQSGNVAQYNLPSIIRFGSEIDADRLHDAIIKTIEAYPYLKTRIVAQKGKVMLKRDDSIDIDDIPIVDVENISDSEIEKENLKLFDLHNDQLFRFKIYKTPSETILFSDIHHIISDGESLDKLFTNISNAYQGIEIEKETINGYINSIIESENENSEKYKLSREFFHDKLTQEVDSTVLTPNLNGNVEEGILKSISKNIDPELVNKFCSENRITPNVLFMAVTMLNLNKYTFNDKTLITTIFNGRSNSSYLNTQALLVKTLPIVSINDDRTLSFKEYLNSVNDIWMETINHSDYSYTKISEEFGLKPEFFYAYNNLDAEEIEINGKTYKVKYLNSLEVNYKISFDVNETKDNIELFIQYNDQLYSDDYIDTFLNCIIDVINQLTEEDIEKLSIGEIELGESKETPIFTPVDMPILHKRFEKQVASKGDETALVATDATLTYKQLDEKANVIANALIDKGVKPKSNVLVMLSRDSNLIASILGILKAGCAFIPIDPEYPQERINYIYENSNADYIIANESGENSLDIEELLKEGNSESPDVNVDSDDLAYMIYTSGSTGNPKGVMICHKNICNQAQNPKSTYDSLLCITTISFDVSVDDILTSLSNGLKLILADDVQIKNVPELIKLIDKNKPEVLEITPSRLASYLEVKDFCNVISCLKSIFLGGEQFSAKVYEDLRKYCDAVIYNSYGPTETTITSNNKEVTDMHDLTVGPPLTNYVTDVRDIDGKLLPNGVMGELYIGGTGVGKGYYNMPEKTAEVFLTINDIPYYRSGDYAIELPNGEIDIKGRIDNQIKLRGLRIEIGEIETNIGQYPDIMQAVVVIKEINNADHLCAYYTANGEIDTDDLKEFLKDRLTNYMVPTVFMQLDEMPQTPNGKTDLKQLPEPQLKLALVMPETETEEKLYDIVSSIADVDEFGVTDDLYAIGFTSLSLMKLNSRN